In one Pseudomonas sp. 31-12 genomic region, the following are encoded:
- a CDS encoding O-succinylhomoserine sulfhydrylase, with product MSQDWDAGRLDSDLEGVAFDTLAVRAGQHRTPEGEHGDPMFFTSSYVFRTAADAAARFAGEVPGNVYSRYTNPTVRAFEERIAALESAEQAVATATGMAAIMAVVMSLCSAGDHVLVSRSVFGSTISLFEKYFKRFGIEVDYVPLADLSGWDAAIKANTKLLFVESPSNPLAELVDIAELAKIAHAKGAMLVVDNCFCTPALQQPLKMGADIVVHSATKFIDGQGRCMGGVVAGRSEQMKEVVGFLRTAGPTLSPFNAWIFLKGLETLSLRMKAHCANAQQLAEWLEQQDGIEKVHYAGLKSHPQHELALRQQKGFGAVVSFEVKGGKEGAWRFIDATRLISITANLGDSKTTITHPSTTSHGRLAPQEREAAGIRDSLIRIAVGLEDVADLQADLARGLAAL from the coding sequence ATGAGTCAGGATTGGGATGCCGGTCGGCTGGACAGCGACCTCGAAGGCGTAGCGTTCGATACCCTGGCCGTACGCGCCGGTCAGCACCGCACGCCGGAAGGCGAACACGGTGATCCGATGTTCTTCACTTCCAGCTATGTATTCCGTACCGCTGCCGATGCGGCGGCACGCTTTGCCGGTGAAGTACCGGGCAATGTTTACTCGCGCTATACCAACCCGACCGTGCGCGCGTTCGAAGAACGCATTGCCGCGCTGGAAAGTGCCGAGCAAGCGGTGGCCACGGCCACCGGCATGGCGGCGATCATGGCGGTGGTGATGAGCCTGTGCAGCGCCGGCGACCATGTTTTGGTGTCGCGCAGCGTGTTCGGCTCGACCATCAGCCTGTTCGAAAAATACTTCAAGCGCTTCGGCATCGAAGTCGATTACGTGCCTCTGGCGGACTTGTCCGGCTGGGACGCGGCGATCAAGGCCAACACCAAGTTGCTGTTCGTCGAGTCGCCTTCCAATCCGTTGGCCGAACTGGTGGACATTGCCGAGCTGGCGAAAATCGCTCACGCCAAAGGCGCGATGCTGGTAGTCGACAACTGCTTCTGCACCCCGGCGTTGCAACAGCCGCTGAAGATGGGCGCGGACATCGTCGTGCACTCGGCGACCAAATTCATCGACGGCCAGGGCCGTTGCATGGGCGGCGTTGTTGCCGGTCGCAGCGAGCAGATGAAAGAAGTCGTCGGCTTCCTGCGTACCGCCGGGCCGACCCTGAGCCCATTCAACGCCTGGATCTTCCTCAAGGGCCTCGAAACCCTGAGCCTGCGCATGAAGGCGCATTGCGCCAACGCCCAGCAACTGGCCGAGTGGCTGGAGCAGCAGGACGGTATCGAAAAAGTCCATTACGCCGGCCTCAAGAGCCATCCGCAGCACGAACTGGCCCTGCGTCAGCAGAAAGGTTTCGGCGCCGTGGTGAGTTTCGAGGTCAAGGGCGGCAAAGAGGGCGCGTGGCGCTTTATCGACGCGACTCGCCTGATTTCGATCACCGCCAACCTGGGCGACAGCAAAACCACCATCACGCACCCGAGCACCACCTCCCACGGCCGTCTGGCGCCGCAAGAGCGTGAAGCGGCGGGCATTCGTGACAGCCTGATCCGCATCGCGGTCGGTCTGGAAGACGTGGCTGATCTGCAAGCCGATCTGGCGCGCGGGTTGGCTGCCTTGTGA
- a CDS encoding CvpA family protein, with protein MPFTWVDWAIVAIVAISALISLSRGFVKEALSLVTWIIAGVVAWMFGGALSEYLAGYIETPSARVITGCAIMFVATLIVGAMINYLIGELVRVTGLSGTDRFLGMAFGAARGVLLVVVAVGLLSLGPVQQDGWWQQSQLVPKFLLVADWSKNLILGWSSQWLASGISVPAEIPFKEHLLPMAKTPQ; from the coding sequence GTGCCATTTACCTGGGTTGACTGGGCGATCGTTGCAATCGTCGCCATCTCCGCATTGATCAGTCTGAGCCGCGGCTTCGTCAAAGAAGCATTATCGCTGGTGACCTGGATCATTGCAGGAGTCGTCGCCTGGATGTTCGGTGGTGCATTGTCCGAGTACCTCGCCGGATACATCGAAACGCCATCGGCTCGTGTGATCACGGGCTGTGCCATCATGTTTGTCGCCACGTTAATCGTAGGCGCAATGATCAATTATCTTATCGGCGAGTTGGTTCGTGTCACCGGGTTGTCCGGGACCGATCGATTCCTCGGCATGGCCTTCGGCGCTGCGCGTGGCGTGTTGCTGGTGGTCGTGGCAGTCGGGCTGTTGAGCCTGGGGCCGGTACAGCAGGACGGGTGGTGGCAACAGTCACAGCTCGTGCCAAAATTTCTATTGGTCGCAGACTGGTCCAAAAACCTGATCCTCGGGTGGAGCAGTCAGTGGCTTGCCAGCGGTATCAGCGTACCCGCTGAGATACCGTTCAAGGAGCACCTCTTGCCGATGGCCAAAACGCCTCAGTGA
- a CDS encoding SPOR domain-containing protein, with protein MALLDKAYKQRMVGALVLVALAVIFLPMLFSRQDEQRQVTVEAPTAPQAPSVPQVQVEPVVVPEPQALPQEPVPSDDEIAQQEAAPSAPIAPAAPSAPVTPAPVAKPAAPAPVPALAAKPATAPSQPISAAPGKPDTTQSRVDANGLSVSWSVQLASLSSRASAESLQKDLRSQGYNAYIRTADGKNRVFVGPLIERAEADRLRDLLGRQKNLKGFVVRFQPERN; from the coding sequence ATGGCATTGCTGGATAAGGCATACAAACAGCGCATGGTTGGCGCCCTGGTTCTGGTGGCGCTGGCGGTGATTTTTCTGCCGATGCTGTTTTCCCGACAGGATGAGCAACGTCAAGTGACGGTCGAAGCTCCGACTGCCCCGCAAGCACCGTCGGTGCCGCAAGTGCAGGTCGAGCCGGTGGTCGTGCCTGAGCCGCAAGCGCTGCCTCAAGAACCTGTGCCGAGTGATGATGAAATTGCTCAGCAAGAAGCCGCGCCGTCGGCGCCGATTGCACCCGCAGCACCGAGTGCACCAGTGACACCAGCACCAGTCGCCAAGCCGGCCGCGCCAGCTCCCGTGCCTGCTTTGGCAGCCAAGCCTGCAACAGCGCCGTCTCAGCCAATTTCTGCCGCACCGGGCAAACCTGATACGACTCAAAGCCGCGTCGATGCCAATGGCCTGTCGGTCAGCTGGTCAGTGCAACTGGCCAGCCTGTCGAGCCGTGCCAGTGCCGAAAGCCTGCAAAAAGACCTGCGCAGTCAGGGCTATAACGCCTACATCCGTACGGCCGACGGCAAGAATCGGGTGTTTGTCGGGCCGCTGATCGAGCGCGCCGAGGCCGACCGTCTGCGTGACTTGTTGGGCCGTCAGAAGAACCTCAAGGGCTTTGTGGTGCGTTTCCAGCCTGAGCGTAACTAA
- the purF gene encoding amidophosphoribosyltransferase, whose translation MCGIVGIVGKSNVNQALYDALTVLQHRGQDAAGIVTSHDGRLFLRKDNGLVRDVFHQRHMQRLVGHMGIGHVRYPTAGSSTSAEAQPFYVNSPYGITLAHNGNLTNVEQLAKEIYESDLRHVNTNSDSEVLLNVFAHELAQRGKLQPTEEDVFAAVTDVHNRCVGGYAVVAMVTGYGIVGFRDPHGIRPIVFGQRHTDEGVEYMIASESVSLDVLGFTLIRDLAPGEAVYITEDGKLHTRQCATNPSLTPCIFEHVYLARPDSIIDGVSVYKARLRMGEKLAEKILRERPEHDIDVVIPIPDTSRTAALELANHLGVKFREGFVKNRYIGRTFIMPGQAARKKSVRQKLNAIELEFRGKNVMLVDDSIVRGTTCKQIIQMAREAGAKNVYFCSAAPAVRYPNVYGIDMPSAHELIAHNRSTQDVADLIGADWLIYQDLPDLIEAVGGGKIKIDKFDCAVFDGQYVTGDVDEAYLNKIEQARNDASKVKTQAVSAIIDLYNN comes from the coding sequence ATGTGTGGCATCGTCGGTATCGTCGGTAAGTCGAACGTCAATCAGGCGCTGTATGACGCGCTAACCGTCCTCCAGCACCGCGGCCAGGACGCTGCCGGTATCGTGACCAGCCATGATGGCCGGTTATTCCTGCGCAAGGACAATGGCCTGGTGCGTGATGTGTTTCATCAGCGTCACATGCAGCGCCTGGTCGGCCACATGGGCATTGGCCATGTGCGTTACCCGACCGCGGGCAGCTCGACTTCGGCCGAAGCCCAACCGTTTTACGTCAACTCGCCTTACGGCATTACCTTGGCGCACAACGGTAACCTGACCAACGTTGAACAGCTGGCCAAGGAGATTTACGAATCTGACCTGCGCCACGTCAACACCAATTCCGATTCGGAAGTGCTGCTCAACGTGTTCGCACATGAACTGGCCCAGCGCGGCAAGTTGCAGCCAACCGAAGAAGACGTGTTTGCGGCCGTCACTGACGTGCACAACCGCTGCGTCGGTGGTTACGCGGTCGTAGCGATGGTGACCGGCTACGGCATCGTCGGTTTCCGCGACCCGCACGGCATCCGTCCGATCGTCTTCGGTCAGCGTCACACCGACGAAGGCGTCGAGTACATGATCGCCTCCGAAAGCGTGTCCCTGGACGTGCTCGGTTTCACCCTGATTCGTGACCTGGCACCGGGCGAAGCGGTCTACATCACTGAAGACGGCAAGCTGCACACCCGTCAGTGCGCGACCAACCCGTCCCTGACGCCGTGCATCTTCGAACACGTCTACCTGGCGCGTCCGGACTCGATCATCGACGGCGTGTCGGTCTACAAGGCCCGTCTGCGCATGGGTGAGAAACTCGCCGAGAAGATTCTGCGCGAGCGTCCGGAGCACGACATCGACGTGGTCATCCCGATTCCGGACACCAGCCGCACTGCGGCCCTGGAGCTGGCGAACCACTTGGGCGTCAAGTTCCGCGAAGGCTTCGTGAAGAACCGCTACATCGGCCGGACCTTCATCATGCCGGGCCAGGCCGCACGGAAAAAATCCGTACGCCAGAAGCTCAACGCCATCGAACTGGAATTCCGCGGCAAGAACGTGATGCTGGTGGACGACTCGATCGTTCGCGGCACCACGTGCAAGCAGATCATCCAGATGGCCCGTGAAGCCGGCGCGAAAAACGTCTACTTCTGCTCCGCAGCCCCGGCCGTTCGCTACCCGAACGTCTACGGCATCGACATGCCAAGCGCTCACGAGCTGATCGCCCACAACCGTTCGACCCAGGACGTGGCTGACCTGATCGGCGCCGACTGGCTGATCTATCAGGATTTGCCTGACTTGATCGAAGCAGTCGGTGGCGGCAAGATCAAGATCGACAAGTTCGATTGCGCGGTGTTCGACGGCCAGTACGTCACCGGCGACGTCGATGAGGCTTACCTGAACAAGATCGAGCAGGCACGCAACGATGCCTCCAAGGTCAAGACGCAGGCAGTCAGTGCGATCATCGATCTGTATAACAACTGA